The Bacillota bacterium region ATTCCCCCCGGCATCGCCCGTGGGCGGGCTTGCCGCAGGCCCTGTGGTCTTTTCTCACGGTGCGTTTGTTCCCCAGGGCTGTGTGGGCGGGGTTGTGGACCGGCTGGGTGCGGTTCGCCTTCAGCCTGGGCACGGCCGTCGATGGTCTGGCCAGCCACCGCCTGCGTTCGGCCATCGCCATGGTGGGAGTCACCATAGGGGTGGCCTCGGTGGTGAGCCTGGTGGCCATCGGCGAGGGTGCGCGCCTGGTCATCGTCCGCCAGTTCCAGAGCCTGGGCACCAACCTCATCAAGATCGAGAGTCATCACTGGCGGGCCGAATTGCGCCCCCAGGACGCCATCGAGCTGGAAGAACGCGTGCCCACCATCTCGGTGGCCATGCCGGTGGTGAAGGCCGATGCCGACGTCAAGTGGCGCCGGGTGCGAGCCCAGGTCAAGCTGCTGGGAGTGACCGAGGATTTCCCCTACCTGCGCGAGCACGCCATGGCGGCAGGGCACTTCTTCACCCACCTGCACGTGGCCAATCGCCTGCGGGTGGCGGTGGTGGGCTACAACCTGGTGGATGACCTGTTCCAGGGCCGCAATCCCGTGGGACAGCGCCTTTACATCGGGTACCAGCGGTTCACCGTGATCGGCGTGCTCGCCCCCAAGGGGGCGGGTATGGCCGACGACATCGACAACAAAATCGTCATCCCGGTGACCGCCGCGCAGCGGCTGACGCGGCAGTACAGGGTGAACGAGATCTGGTGCAAGGCCGTCAGCAAGGATACGGTGGACGCGGCGGTGGCGCAGATCAGCCGCATCTACCGCAAGAAGTTCGGCATCACCGACGAGCAGCCAGCCGAGGGCGAGGAGGGTCCCGGCCAGCCCGGCGTGTTGCCCGGGGCAATCATGAAGGGCGGCCGCGTGGTGATCGGTCGTCCCGTGGGGCCCTACGCGCCGCCGGTGCGCATGGAGGAGCCGCGGCCGCCCGGAGCGTCCGAGCGCGATCAGGGCCAGCAGCAGGAAGTGCCGCCCAGCGCCATCCTGTCGGTGACCAGCCTCAACGAACTCGTGCAGGAGGCGTCCAAGGCCAACCGGGTGATGACCCTCATGCTGGGTGCCATCGCCGGGGTGTCGCTGCTCGTGGGTGGTCTGGGCATCATGAACATCATGCTGGTGTCGGTCACCGAGCGCACGGCGGAAATTGGCCTGCGCAAGGCCCTGGGCGCACGGCGCAGCGACCTGATTCTGCAGTTTCTGCTGGAAGCGCTCCTGATCAGCGTGGTGGGCGGCCTGGTGGGGATCGCCACCGGGTGGTTGGGGACCGGGGTGATCGAGCGCTACGGCATCGAGACGGCCATGACCTGGACCGGCTCCTGGGCTGCCCTGGGGGCCGCCCTGCTGGTGGGCCTCATATTTGGCGTCTACCCGGCGTACCAGGCATCCGGCCTCTCCCCGGCGGAAGCCCTCCGCAAGTAGCCCGGGGCGCTGACCTCCCCGCCCCCGCCCGAATCACCGATGTGCCGGAG contains the following coding sequences:
- a CDS encoding ABC transporter permease, which encodes MSLQQSRHSPRHRPWAGLPQALWSFLTVRLFPRAVWAGLWTGWVRFAFSLGTAVDGLASHRLRSAIAMVGVTIGVASVVSLVAIGEGARLVIVRQFQSLGTNLIKIESHHWRAELRPQDAIELEERVPTISVAMPVVKADADVKWRRVRAQVKLLGVTEDFPYLREHAMAAGHFFTHLHVANRLRVAVVGYNLVDDLFQGRNPVGQRLYIGYQRFTVIGVLAPKGAGMADDIDNKIVIPVTAAQRLTRQYRVNEIWCKAVSKDTVDAAVAQISRIYRKKFGITDEQPAEGEEGPGQPGVLPGAIMKGGRVVIGRPVGPYAPPVRMEEPRPPGASERDQGQQQEVPPSAILSVTSLNELVQEASKANRVMTLMLGAIAGVSLLVGGLGIMNIMLVSVTERTAEIGLRKALGARRSDLILQFLLEALLISVVGGLVGIATGWLGTGVIERYGIETAMTWTGSWAALGAALLVGLIFGVYPAYQASGLSPAEALRK